attTCGCGTTTCGCGAAATGAATCAgtgtgaaaagtccagaatacccttactatataatataatccagccattttttttattcccttctctctcttcccttcagctcttctcctccttctctctaaactcgcCGGCGGCGGCAGTAAGCGGCGACGATACACACAATGAGCTCCACGACAAGCACGAGCACTGTACCACTTGGTAAGTTTATGTACTTGAAGTTTATTGTTGTTCGTTTCTGCATTTTCGAATCACTATGCTGTTTAGGGTTTCATCCGATGATACTTCCCGTTTCGTGAAGTACTTTCCGTTTCGCGAAATACTTCCTATTTCGCGATGTACTTTCCGTTTCGCGAAGGTTTTCTATTTCACagtattagtattaattatcccgtttctattttttcttgcagccgaagttttcgttttctataatggagagtggaaagttgatgctaatggaatattgtattttgatgcctcttcaatcaaaacattagATTTAcccccaaagtactcgttatgctgaattaattgataaaatccATGAAAGACTTAACGTGCAGAAAtctacatatgatttagtgctgcaagtgaaatatgatattccgaatatcacaaatcctagacctgtttttattgaagaagatgaggatttgaacatatatttatcacgcttgattttgggtcgaactgtgtcaccattgtgtgtctcTATAGTAGATAAGTCaccatttactaaagaaaagataccactacttacctacccaactcaagaaagtatactaccacaATTTACTCAGAAAATTGTACTAGAAGTTGTACCCTCGGAtgtctttgttgaaagtaatgaagccggagataactctttgcctcacatcccacttactcaggactttcatgcatcaatacctacaccaCATAGTGCAAGAAGAGCATCAACGAGTACACTTACTAGTGCAAGAaaatcatcaatgggtacaccatgtagtgcaagaagatcatcatttggtacaccatcgacagacatatcaccgacagacatatcatcgacagacccctcatttgcATTGTCATTAACTACtaaaaccgtattggaagtcggtgccttgtttgaaaataaaaaagaactacaactgatgctatataaatatgcgatgactaatcattttgaattcaaagtggagaagtcaagaaaacatctttggtatgtgaaatgtttggatgagaaatacaagtggagattgcgtgccgtgaaaggtgaattatctgagatgtttgagatccggaaattcgaccaagaacactcatgctcagttctgTCGAGgctagagaaaaaaatgcaaacaccaccatgggttattgggcagtgcgtgaagagtaagtacatggaccatcaccataaccacttgcctaagaaaataattgaagacatgcagacaacttatgagataaatttgacttataataaggcttgtaGGGCAAGGGAAATGGCTTTAATGGCAGTGCGAGGAATGGTAGAggatttatatgaaaaattaccctcatacctttacatgttggagaagaataatccgggtaccataacagacatccagacagacgagctcggccacttcaagtatatgttcatgtccttaggcCTCTcgattaggggtttcaaagccttttgtcgccccgtattgtgtgttgattcaagttttcttaagcacaaggggggaggtcaactattggtggctattacattagatgcgaatgaacaattatatcctgtcgcattcagcgttgttgattcagagaataataactcttggacttattttatgcaaaaacttagagaagcaattggattagttgatgatctcgtcttcgtatccgatagacacccaagcatcgccaatgccttgtgtgctatttttccagaagcataccacggtgcgtgcacatatcacataaagatgaatattatggcgaaattcaaaactgataattgtcatatAGAGTTTGATATGGCCtctcgtgcgtacactatcccccagtttaatcgtttttttgacaagataagggtgaaagatcataggattgctgcctatttggaagaaatttgatttcaaagatggagtagagcatttttccccgataagcgatacaatcaactcacaagcaattacgctgagagttttaatagtcagagcaggaAAGCCAGAAAGTACCCCATTTCCTCAATGGCCGAGTATTTAAGATTGACAATACAAAATTGGTTTaatgagagaagagaaagagcgttCAACCACCAAGAAGTGTTATCtccaacttatgaaaagttattacgtgagggattcgagaaggccagattctatacagtatcatcgcttaaccgattcgagttttatgtgcatgacaatgagtctcattttaaagtcaatttgaaagacatgaactacACTTGTAGGGTTTTTGAAgtttctggtcttccttgtacgcatgcaatggctgTTGCCCGTCACCGCACTTTGGTTTGTTATGACTTCTGTTCAAAGTATTATtcagctcacatgttcaatctatttaaccaattgtttaatcgttttattttccattctgacaggtattacacaactgaatcttggatgaatgcatatgcAAAGACATGTTACCCTTCTGGTGATGAAGACGATTGGGATATTCCCGAAATGATCAAGGAACGCGTatgtctaaaaccacctgttaaggttaagaaagggcacccacaaacaaagcgtaggtcatcccaaggtgaggtACGTAAGGccccgagacgatgcagctcatgtgctggactaggacataatagTGCCACATGCAAAGTAGTCacgcctgcaccatctactgcaaaagtatcatcatctaagcattatgactcatcttctcaacaacacgagccatcatctcaacagtatgagcctttagattgattgggatgagttgtattatgtttgggataagttgtattatgtttgGGATAAGCTGTATTATGTTTGGGATAAGTTGTACTCTGTttgggataagttgtattatgtttgggataagttgtattatgtttgGGATAAGTTGTACTCTGTTTGTTGTATCTAGTTTATCTATGTACTGATCAATACTTAGCGaatcgttaagtacttaacgattcgttaagtacttagcgaatcgttaagtacttagcgaatcgttaagtacttagcgaatcgttaAACACTTAGCGATTTGTTAAACACTTAgtgtttcgttaagtacttagcatttcgctaagttaaagttaaagttagttAAAGTTACTTGGTATGATTTATGtacatttaattatatgttCAATTATTTGGTATGAAACAGACTACCAACCAACCAGACTAAATTAaaactacaaatattttaacattaaatggAACTTAAGTTCAAGTTCTATCCAAAAAGCAATACAAGATTACAATACATAAGCACCAGTCAAGTTCtatccaaaaataaatacaagattacaatacaaactaaggttctataatttgatgaaataactgGACCGCCATCTTTTGTCTAAAAAACTCCATTTCATTGGAGGTCACCTTCTCTACACCTAAACCAGCAGTCAAGTATTCCATGTACATAAGCATAAATACACCACAATCCCCACTCTATGCTGCTCTAGGGACTTCCCCTACTTTAGCGACTGCATTTTTGGCTGGGTGTGGCAACCTTTTATATGTCAGTTtctggaaattgaaattaggaAACCTTTGTAGCTCAGCATCAGTGGCTCCCATTGCAAATAATCGTGGAATCATCTCACACAAAGGTCTCAAGTATGGATCGAGATTCCTATAAATACTCGAGTCGCAGTCATAAACGTCAATGTGATTATCTTGTAGACGAACGACGCACAATACCCAATGCTTGTTGCCAATGTTCAAAGGCACATAAATATCGTCGACTGATGCGCATTCTGGCATATGTCTATGGTCCACACCTAGGAAGTACTGATCAAATTCATCTACTATTGGATAATTTTCAAGATCTTTTTTAAACGTCGGGTGTTCTCGCCTCAGCTTATCTCCTAATAAGAAATCCCCTATTGATACTTTAGAatgtttatatgtcttgggatattGCGCAATCCTTTTTCGCAACAAGTGGCGGAATGCGTCGACTTCCTGCAAAATGGGGGAAAATGCAGTATATATCAAACACCTTAGAATAAGTTAATGAATTATTAAGAATTGCAAGAATTACAGGATCTTTAAGCCTTGTGCACtttgttagaactctaacaaacaaCTTCTTTGGTGCTTCGCAAGTATACACAGTCTTTTTCTGATCATTGGTGGCTTCATCTTTCAACCAATTCTCTAATTGAACcaacaactcatcatcaaatttttgaaggggattgaTAGTTAATGGATCATTTGTCTTTGActgttttgacaaagaagggttggtgtagtcttcatctttcttctgcTTCCTCACTCTTTTTTTTTGGAACTCCTCTTTTAGGTGGAGTGTTGTATAAttggaaatcatcatcatcgttcCCATCCTTCGCATCCTTGACCTTATCCTTCTCAACCTTCCCatccttctcaaccttgaccttATCCTTCCCATCATTCGAatccttctcaaccttgaccttGACTTTATCATTCCCATCCTTCGCATCCTTCTCAACCTTCTCAACCTTTACCTTGAccttatccttctttttctcaattatttcttgcATCATATCGGAGAGCaacatctccccaccatccaccttcacatcattctcaatctccccaccatACACCTTCACATTTTtctcaatctccccaccatccaccttcacatcattCTCAATCTCCCCACAATACACCTTCACATTTTTCTCATTCTCCCCACAATCCACCTTCACAGCATCCACACTCTCCTCCACCTTTACCACACTCTCCTCCACCTTTACATCCACactctcctccaccttcacaGCATCCACACTCTCCTCCACCTTTACATCCACActatcctccaccttcccatcctttAACTCCATTTCCTACAAAAATAGAACAACATTGTGGTCAACGTTTACTCCCTGAAACAACATTGACTTCGCTAAGTATAAATTACCTTAGTTTTATCCTTTGCATCCAcactctcctccaccttcccatccttcatctccatttcattcgtcttcatctcctccaccttcccttCTTGCAAAAATAGAACAACATTGTGGTCAGTTATGAACAACAATTGCCAAGTACTTAGAgattcgttaagtacttagcgattcgttaagtacttagcaaATCATTATGTACTTAATGAAttgctaagtacttaacgaatcgctaagtacttagcgattCGCTTAGTACTTAACGAATCGGCAAGTTTTATTATCTTACCTCAGTCTTGTCCTTCTTGTCCAATTTGCtcttcttctacttcttcttcttcttctcctcctccatattATCTAATTTGGCTATTAACATGACTATCTTTTGGTTGGATTTGGCTAATAACTGTTCGAAAATACTAATAAccaactttttaatataaaccTTGTGATGTGCTTGAGTTTCTTCGTAAGTTGTTTTCATCTCTTTGAGCTCCTCCTTCACCTCTTTGATGAGCTCCTCCTTCAGCGCTCTTACCTCTTCCTTCAGCTCTTCACATTTACAACCAACAGAAGATGTTAGAGGTAATCCAGGACTAGTCGTGGATGGGGGACTAGGAATGTTGGCAGGActcgattcataagcaagctttCTCTTCAGGTTTACTGCTTCTTTGAGATTAATTATAGTCTTTCTCTTCCGGGTGTTTGGTTTGGAAGTAGGTTCTTCATGTTCATCGTCATGTTCACTTTCCACTTCATCATAATCCTCTTTGACTAACTTCCCTTCTATAAATTCCTCAAAAAATTCATCAGTTGACTCgtctatttgttcaaagtcctcaccactgtataacctcttctccatggaggactcttccatcttagTTAGATCCGTGGTCTCAAGGGCAGACTTTATCTCGATCAAGGTAttcttcctgttggaatgatagactaacaaccttgggcgtagaggatcATTAAGCTCATTCTTTTTGGCAAATTTAGGGACAAAGCCTTTGATGACCtcatatgtccacacttgaaatgtcagtgcaaacccataaatgttataagcaaaaggagcataaggatcatcaatcattttcttcttctgatAATATTTGTGACTGAGATGTCTCatgttcttgttcaaatccttgagggtggctctaaaggtgaccttcccCCAAGGAAATCAGAGGAAAGTTTCCTCGTCTTCGACCATGTGGAGGATTTTTGAAAATACCaccctccttgggtcaaatAAAAATAGGTACTGGAAAATCAAGTAaaccagccccatcttccatgcatcttccttatctCTGCATTTCAAAAAAGCAGTCTCCAACTCTTGCATTACTACTCTCGtcttccctttaaaatattttactgacagaggtggacaacctcgaCATTGTTCTTCGTTCACCTCAGGAAACCTTTCGAAGTTTAGGCCCGTCACCAAGGCgtactctttcataccaaatacaagttGCTGCCCAATGATATTGAAATttatctccttggagtttgaaCTTTCCCTCCTAAGCAACAtgtgatgtacaatagttcctCAGAACTGCAACACTGGCGCTGAGAATATATATCTGAATTGGGTATTATACACCTTCTCcacaagatccatttcctcaaatttcataataatcTTCTTCAGGCAGAGGGCGCTTTTCCAAGAAATCCGACCAGGAAACTCAGGAATTGTGGTTTCtaccatctacaaaaggaacaacaacaaaaatgtaagaacaaataCATAAACCATCGCAAAccataagtacttaacgaaacgttaagtacttagcgaatcgttaAATACTtagcgtttcgttaagtacttagcgattCATTAAACACTtagcgtttcgttaagtacttagagAATCGctaagtactttgcgaaacCCTAATATGGGATATGCCCATTGAGAAACCATGATCATTAAACTTGGaaaaaaaccctaaacctaaaccaaTAAGCAATAACCAGAAACAACCGAAAACCCGAAACCTAAACAAATAAACAGAAACAgccaaaaccctaaaacttaacatgcaaatatgaaaacccataaccaaaaaaagacattcaacaactaaaaaaataatcaaacctGAGATTAATGAAGAGGcggttagagagagagaggacaTGAGGGGATAGAAGACGGGCAGATCGGCCTTGGCAAGGAGGAGTTCAGTGAAGAGACGGTTATAGAGAGAGAGGACTCGAGAGGATAgaaaaaatggaagaaatgaatgcagaaatgttttttttaaatataaggtaGAGCGCGTGCAGAAACGCGCCCTTCTTCGACTTCCTATGCGCGCGTGCAGAAACGCTAAGCACCTAATGAAACGTTAAGTGCCTAGCGAAACACAAAGTGCTAGCGAAACGCTTAGTGCCTAGAGAAACGCTAAGTAACTAGCGGAAACAAtatcatctgcaaatatcatcatcgacaaaagaacaataaaatgaagaaaataatgaaccaatatgaacaaatatgaacaaatatgaaccaatatgaaccaatatgaaccgatttaattgatttagggttagggtttcattaagaagaacataaatcgtttgaaataaagataatagacaataagaacataaattcaTTTAGGGTTTTTAGATAGAGATACTGGAAACATTAACATAAAACGATTTGGGTTAGAGTTAGGGTTTCGAATGAAGATAtagaaataataacataaatctgtattataaacatcgatTCAGGGATGAGgtttcttatctttgtagattcaGGTCATAGCCGTCGTCCCCGTAGTCGCCGTCGCCGAAGTTTTCGCCGCCGCCGACGAACAAGAACAGAGATAGGAAACCttgagagagaaacaaaatgagggaaatgaaaaaatttgagtatatatatttaaattatttcacttCGTGTTACGCGAAAAGagtaatttcgtcaaaaaaaaataaagtggtcaccatatcaattttaattatcgGTGACCACGGACGCAAATGCCccatctttagggtcatttcgtccaatttcccgaATCAGGCTTTAAATGgtactcatatatataaataaaaaataaaaataaataatattttattattttatattaatgaattaaaattacaaaaataaatgaaatgatattttagtaattttatttatataaatattcaaaccgAACAAagttaattctaaaataattgttGCTTTTGCAGTCCACTGGTCATGATCTGGCATGAAACGTGGCGCCTCCATGATTTTCCTCTTCCGATTTTACCCCCACACTCTCTTTCTACTGCCGAAGTAGTAATATACTGTTCTTCACCTTCCTCCAAGCAAATCCTCCTCCCAATGGAACTGCTATCTTTCTTTTCTCCCCCATAACTATATGTACAACTTCTCCTAAAGAAACTTACAACTTCATGGAAATCGCGCTGGACTCCAACACTAGTAATAATACTTCACTGACTACGTCGTTTAAAACGGTGGTTTCGGCGGTTAGGATTAGCGGCGGGGACGTGGGTTGTGTCGGTGATGGAATGGTGAATATTGAGATAGAAGCGGCTGAAGCTTTGGCCGGTTTGGCACATTCATCAGCTTGGCGGGTtcacgaagaagaagaagaagaagaattgcTGAGGGGTTCTTCAAAAGAGGGAGATGTATCTCTTTCGCCGCTTATGGGTTCTGGAAAGGTTTAATCTTTACTTATCttgtatttttgtttgtatttgatGATCTTCAAAATTTACAACTAGATCTCTGATTTATAGCTAGTTTTGGACTTGATGCCTTCATTTAcatagatatttcaaaatttagtaGTTTGAAGACGAGTCCACTTatcaaaaatttgattttgacatCAAACCCTGCTTTGCCTTTGTCAGAATCCTCTGCCTCTAGTGTTAaaacatagttttttttttatgaaggaACTGCTCCACTATTTCAGTAACTGCTAGCTGTTATTCAGCAAGGGAAATTAGGGTTCTAAGTGAGAAGAGGTGATGGAAAAAAAGTGGAGATGTTGTGAGAACTTAGGTTCACTATTTCCATCCTGCTACATAATGTATTCAATATTTACAAGATTACCCACAAATCATTTTCCCTACTTCTTTATTCTTAACAACCTCTCATCAGTTATGTCAATGTAGATATCATGTACAGAAAAATATGAAAGGTAAACATCCATTACAGAATTTGCAAATTGTGTATAGTTAAGATATTCTATAGTTACAACTACTGATCTAGATAATACTAGAAAAAAGTTGTGGTAGCTTTGGGGACAATGTCAACTTGTTAGCCATTGATGTTATTTGGAAGCCGGGAAATGTGATGGTATCTGCCCAGGACCTGagaactaatttaattaaaacatttttagtatgaaaataatattttcaatttatatgttCAAATGCTGTTCTTTGTGATTCTTTGTTCAGGATTTGagaacatttttttcattttaataggATGCATCTCCTCTGAGTGTTGAGCAGCATTACCGAGATGTGGACAACAGCAGGGAGATAACAGAAAATGGTGGAAGAGATGTTAATCTCCATAAATCTAGTCTGTTGCCTCCCACCATAATTTCCCCTCATCTTAGTGTGGGCAAGTCAAGACAACATTTGAATGAGGTATATGGAGACTGTGATATCTCTTACTGAATACACCTTCATGCTTGCTAATTAAAGCTCTGAATGTTATAGGCAGAAAAAGAGGCTCGAAGGCTCCATAGAGTATTGGCAAACAGAGAGTCAGCTAGACAAACAATTCTCCGCCGCCAGGTGAGCACACATTTAATGTATTCTTGAGCATAATAGTTAGGAAGGAAGGAATCCAGCCTGGATCGCCTCAAACTTGTACAATTTCCATTCTTATACTTTATGGACCTTTGCCACTTTCTGTGCACCAGTTAAAAGGGGTCAATTCCATTCAGAGACAAAACAAAGCATCACAACCGTGTAGCTAGAgcacaatattattttttcaccaCTTATCTAGTAGTGAAATTGATTTGTCTGTTAGAAAAGTTTTGATAAGTGTGGATCAATAGGCCTTCTCAGAGACTATATCAGGAAATAGATGACATCTGGAAATCCTAAGCAAAAACATGGAATGCGAAAACTTATATATGCAATCACTATAATCTCCTACCACCCAGCATATCTTACAATCTCAAATGTTATTTGTCTTCCTTAGGGGCGAACAAATGGTTAAATCTGATCCATATTATATTTATCCTATCTGTAATCCAAACCATTACATTGATTAATACGGATTGGACTGGGTATAGTTTgaataatctaatttaacattttttaattctcagtacttaatatgtttatttttactttctttttgttttgttttgttaatttaatGTTCAGTTCACTTTTTCTTTATAATccacttaatttaaaaaaagaaaaaaatattattaaatttaagttttttaataatacattttattataattaattttgttaaaaacgtCTCTAATTTGTTAATACAATTATTGAAGTatgtttttaaatcaaaattttaattgactAAACAAAAATTTGATGGTTACAAAAAAAACTGGTTGTGGCATAACTGATGctgaaaaaaatagagaaaatcaatttattttggtGAAATACAATCTAGggaaaaaattggaaaatgtATTTTTGTGTAGATAATTTGGACAATCCTAATTCAATCCGAAATCAATTTAATCCGAactcaatccaatccgaaataGTTAATCCAAATTAGTATTTTGGATTCGGATCTGTTTGGATTTCGAATTTATCCGTTAAATGCTTATTCCTAATCTTCCTCAAGTCTTTTGCTTAGAAAGAAAGTGGATGTAAAAGAAGAGTTAGAGTAAGAAGACTATCCAAGTGAAGTTTGAGTGCAAGATGTGACACATCTGTTGGTTTGAACTTCTTTTATTGCCTtgtatttaaattcaatttcacTTTGTGCCTGAAGTGATGCCATTGGTGAAGAAACAAAACTAGAATTGGTCTCATGAAACAATATAACcagtcaaataaaaataattatatagcCTCACAATTCAAAGAATTTAGTCACCAATGATGAAACTGATTTAGAGGCCCAATGAATGGTCAAACCATTTAAGAACTGAATAATTGGATAAGATAGAATAACAGTAGCAAGTTGTGAATGTGAATGCTTGATAAGGACATGGacaaataaaagagaaaatggaGTGCCACTAGAAATAAGCAATGCCTTGAGTATTATCATAAATTCTCCAACATTATAACCATGTGACATGTGTAAACACAATGGGgatctaatttttataaatctaaacAAATACAACATTCGATATAATACTCTCCCTATGCTGttttcatatgatcatgaagatgTGTTTCCCGTCTTGTCCAATGTTAGCATTTCTAGTGAAGAACAaatgtttagggtttaggtCTCAGTCATCTTCAAGGGCCATACTTTAATGTTAAATTTCTCTGGCTCATATGTTTATTTAAGCTTTAATGCTGAATTTCATTGCAATTGATGGGTGGGGTATCCCTATATGTTCTTTACATAGTTCATTTTTGTACTTCAATTATTGCTTGTATTTTTGGTAGGCTCATTCTGAGGAGTTGAGGAAAAAAGCTGCTAGTTTAGCTTGGGAGAATGACGACCTGAAAAAGGTAAAATCTACATCAGCCAATACTGCTGTTCTAAgttgtttttttgttaaattttcatTGGGAactatttttctctttttctggTAGATCTTGTTTTCTAGTATTGTTTAAAGTTTAGCATTTTATAAATTGACTGTATTTTCTCAAAATGTTGAAGGAAAAGGAGCAGGTTAATCAAGAATATGATGATCTGAAGAACATCAATGAAAGCTTAAAAGTACAGGTGAAGTATAGATGGCTTGTATtttctaatttcaattaaatacgCTTCTCTTCTGATATTGCTCTTATATTTCAGATCGGCAGAAGGGACACTGTGGAAGAAACCAATGTAGAACCAAAGTCAACCCCCCCTAAGACATCCACTTCTCGATCTGCCTGTCCTCCGCCTTTCCTATATAATCAACAGCCATTTTTTTGGTCTCCTCTTATTCAATTACCAAATGGGTCACAAAATGGCATCTCTGTTGGACCAACACTTCCAACTTATAATGTTTCTTCTGAACAAGAGAATAATGGTCCTGGAGTTGCATTATGTGTTTATCCATGTGCGTGGTTCATGCCTCCAACTGATCATGGTGATCATCTTCATATATGGCCATTCAACAATCCTTCAAGCACCAATGGTCCCAACACCAGTCCATCCACAAAAACCATAGAGAATCACAACCATCAACCGTCTATGAGATTGGATACAGAAACTTGTAGAAAGATG
This is a stretch of genomic DNA from Impatiens glandulifera chromosome 4, dImpGla2.1, whole genome shotgun sequence. It encodes these proteins:
- the LOC124935155 gene encoding probable serine/threonine-protein kinase kinX; this translates as MKDGKVEESVDAKDKTKEMELKDGKVEDSVDVKVEESVDAVKVEESVDVKVEESVVKVEESVDAVKVDCGENEKNVKVYCGEIENDVKVDGGEIEKNVKVYGGEIENDVKVDGGEMLLSDMMQEIIEKKKDKVKVKVEKVEKDAKDGNDKVKVKVEKDSNDGKDKVKVEKDGKVEKDKVKDAKDGNDDDDFQLYNTPPKRGVPKKKKNWLKDEATNDQKKTVYTCEAPKKLFVRVLTKCTRLKDPEVDAFRHLLRKRIAQYPKTYKHSKVSIGDFLLGDKLRREHPTFKKDLENYPIVDEFDQYFLGVDHRHMPECASVDDIYVPLNIGNKHWVLCVVRLQDNHIDVYDCDSSIYRNLDPYLRPLCEMIPRLFAMGATDAELQRFPNFNFQKLTYKRLPHPAKNAVAKVGEVPRAA
- the LOC124935156 gene encoding uncharacterized protein LOC124935156; translated protein: MEIALDSNTSNNTSLTTSFKTVVSAVRISGGDVGCVGDGMVNIEIEAAEALAGLAHSSAWRVHEEEEEEELLRGSSKEGDVSLSPLMGSGKDASPLSVEQHYRDVDNSREITENGGRDVNLHKSSLLPPTIISPHLSVGKSRQHLNEAEKEARRLHRVLANRESARQTILRRQAHSEELRKKAASLAWENDDLKKEKEQVNQEYDDLKNINESLKVQIGRRDTVEETNVEPKSTPPKTSTSRSACPPPFLYNQQPFFWSPLIQLPNGSQNGISVGPTLPTYNVSSEQENNGPGVALCVYPCAWFMPPTDHGDHLHIWPFNNPSSTNGPNTSPSTKTIENHNHQPSMRLDTETCRKMASEGGQKSIEFGTEEVVPIPSLLTSFVKGVVAGKRKASHCSTSKTIHSFLGKEKPTSYVVINKKRISDAAAEARRKRKEVTRLKRV